A genome region from Maridesulfovibrio salexigens DSM 2638 includes the following:
- a CDS encoding aspartate kinase has product MNIVVQKFGGTSVRNLECMKQVLEKVMVPYEKGNKVIVVLSAMAGETNRLIDLAYEWSDTPDLAEMDSLVSTGEQVSVALFSMLLKDRGIKARSLLGFQVPIKTDSAYSRARILDIDRDKIEEMLQENDILVMAGFQGCDEGRRITTLGRGGSDTSAVAMAAAIEADVCEIFTDVPGVFTTDPNICSMARKLDHVSYDEMLEMASMGAKVLQIRSVEFAKKYNVKVHVRSTFSDEIGTYVTQEDKNMESVLVSGIAYDKDQARVTLSKVKDEPGVSAALFTPLAEAGILVDMIVQNPSRDGRTDMTFTIPRGDLKKTLEIIDEIKEPMGAQDVLYDQHVCKVSVIGVGMRNHSGVASKAFQALRDENINILMISTSEIKITCLIEEKYTELAIRTLHNTFGLDKSGSDENSL; this is encoded by the coding sequence ATGAACATCGTAGTACAGAAATTCGGTGGAACCTCGGTCAGGAACCTCGAATGCATGAAGCAAGTACTGGAAAAAGTTATGGTGCCTTACGAAAAAGGCAACAAAGTTATCGTAGTCCTCTCCGCAATGGCCGGTGAAACAAACCGGTTGATTGATCTGGCCTATGAATGGTCCGACACCCCGGATCTGGCTGAAATGGACTCCCTGGTATCTACCGGCGAACAAGTTTCCGTAGCCCTGTTTTCCATGCTTCTTAAAGATCGCGGAATCAAAGCCCGCTCTCTGCTGGGCTTTCAGGTTCCTATTAAAACAGACTCTGCTTATTCCCGCGCACGTATCCTTGATATTGATCGCGATAAAATCGAAGAAATGCTGCAGGAAAATGATATACTGGTCATGGCCGGTTTTCAGGGCTGTGACGAAGGTAGACGAATTACCACCCTTGGCCGCGGCGGCTCCGACACATCCGCAGTAGCTATGGCAGCAGCTATTGAAGCTGATGTCTGTGAAATTTTTACTGATGTTCCGGGCGTATTCACTACCGACCCCAACATCTGTTCCATGGCCCGCAAGCTGGACCACGTGTCCTATGATGAGATGCTTGAAATGGCCAGTATGGGCGCAAAAGTACTACAGATTCGTTCAGTTGAATTTGCTAAAAAATATAATGTTAAAGTTCATGTCCGCTCTACTTTCAGCGATGAGATCGGAACATACGTCACTCAGGAGGATAAAAATATGGAATCAGTACTTGTTTCCGGAATTGCATATGACAAGGATCAGGCCCGCGTAACTCTATCCAAAGTGAAGGATGAACCGGGTGTATCCGCAGCGCTATTCACTCCTCTTGCAGAAGCAGGTATTCTGGTTGATATGATCGTCCAGAACCCCAGCCGTGACGGTCGCACTGACATGACCTTCACCATTCCCAGAGGCGATCTGAAAAAGACCCTCGAAATTATTGATGAGATTAAAGAACCTATGGGAGCTCAGGACGTTCTGTACGATCAGCATGTTTGTAAGGTTTCCGTTATCGGTGTTGGAATGCGTAACCATTCCGGTGTTGCATCCAAGGCATTTCAAGCACTGCGTGACGAGAACATCAACATCCTGATGATCAGCACATCCGAAATTAAAATTACCTGCCTAATTGAAGAAAAATACACTGAACTGGCCATAAGAACGCTCCACAACACGTTCGGGCTCGATAAATCGGGGTCCGATGAAAACTCACTTTAG
- the lspA gene encoding signal peptidase II, whose protein sequence is MNKYFLAGIISVVTLVLDQVTKIAVREKMVLWTSETVIPGFFNLVHVVNKGAAFGFLNRADITWQRNFFVVVTIIALGAIGMLLKSAEEKDKFQILGLGFVLGGAIGNLIDRILYHQVTDFLDFYYGSHHYPAFNVADIAICLGAFAMIVSFYKNK, encoded by the coding sequence ATGAACAAATATTTTTTAGCTGGAATCATTTCTGTTGTGACTCTAGTTTTGGATCAGGTCACCAAGATTGCAGTCCGCGAGAAAATGGTCCTTTGGACTTCAGAAACAGTCATTCCCGGATTCTTTAATCTGGTACATGTGGTCAATAAAGGTGCGGCTTTTGGCTTTTTGAACCGTGCAGACATTACTTGGCAGCGCAACTTTTTTGTTGTGGTTACCATTATTGCTCTCGGTGCAATTGGAATGCTGCTGAAATCTGCTGAAGAAAAGGACAAATTCCAGATCTTAGGGCTAGGCTTTGTGCTGGGCGGTGCCATTGGTAACTTGATCGACCGTATTCTTTATCATCAGGTTACTGACTTTCTGGATTTTTACTATGGCTCACACCACTACCCGGCTTTTAATGTCGCGGATATTGCTATCTGCCTCGGTGCTTTTGCCATGATCGTATCTTTTTACAAGAATAAGTAA
- the cimA gene encoding citramalate synthase, with product MKQIKIYDTTLRDGTQSEEINLSVQDKVRITRKLDDLGVHYVEGGWPGSNATDKEFFQEIQNYALKNCKVSAFGSTHMNRLTPENDPNLNSLIESGAKAMSIFGKTWDFHATSALNVTLERNIELIRNSIGYLRPHVEELFFDAEHFFDGFKANPEFTINCLKAAYEAGADVLVLCDTNGGSMPEEVVEACKAVLEKIPGCNIGIHAHNDCDLAVANSLAAVQSGAVQIQGTMNGYGERCGNANLCSIIPNLELKLGYETIGQDKLTKLKETSTYITEIANLRPFLRQPFVGQAAFAHKGGIHVSAVLKDSTSYEHIDPLLVGNDRRVLLSDLSGKSNVLYKAKQYGYDLDKNDPAVQTILADIKERETIGFEYSAAEASFELLFFKAMGWSKRYFEFINFFVVDAKRKNDSEPFSEATVIVKVHGQENHTAASGDGPVNALDKALRKALEPFYPSLKEVRLQDFKVRVLSGAVRQAAGTSSNVRLLIESTDGKSQWTTMGVSHNIIEASWQALVDSINYKLFKDDPQKWPSR from the coding sequence ATGAAACAAATAAAAATATACGACACCACCCTGCGTGACGGCACACAATCCGAAGAAATAAACTTAAGCGTACAAGATAAAGTGCGCATCACCCGCAAGCTGGACGACCTCGGCGTACATTACGTCGAGGGCGGCTGGCCCGGGTCGAATGCCACGGACAAGGAATTCTTTCAGGAAATCCAGAACTACGCTCTTAAAAACTGCAAAGTATCAGCCTTCGGTTCAACTCACATGAACCGCCTTACTCCCGAAAACGATCCCAACCTGAACTCCCTGATTGAATCTGGAGCCAAGGCTATGTCCATTTTCGGAAAGACTTGGGATTTCCACGCCACCAGTGCTCTAAATGTCACCCTTGAAAGAAATATTGAACTGATCAGAAATAGTATCGGCTACCTGCGTCCACATGTGGAAGAACTGTTCTTTGATGCAGAGCACTTCTTTGACGGCTTCAAGGCCAATCCTGAATTTACTATCAATTGTCTTAAGGCTGCCTATGAAGCCGGAGCCGATGTCCTTGTCCTTTGTGACACAAACGGCGGTTCTATGCCCGAAGAGGTGGTAGAAGCCTGCAAAGCCGTGTTGGAAAAAATTCCCGGTTGTAACATCGGAATCCATGCCCATAACGACTGCGACCTTGCAGTAGCTAACTCGCTTGCTGCAGTGCAAAGCGGTGCTGTACAGATTCAGGGAACCATGAATGGATATGGCGAGCGTTGCGGTAATGCCAACCTCTGCTCCATCATTCCTAACCTTGAACTCAAGCTCGGCTATGAGACCATTGGGCAGGATAAGCTGACCAAACTCAAGGAAACTTCCACCTATATCACTGAAATCGCCAACCTGCGCCCCTTCCTGCGCCAGCCCTTTGTTGGGCAGGCTGCATTTGCACATAAGGGAGGCATTCATGTCAGTGCTGTACTCAAGGATTCCACCAGCTACGAACATATTGATCCCCTGCTGGTCGGTAATGACCGCCGCGTGCTGCTTTCCGACCTTTCCGGTAAAAGCAACGTACTCTACAAGGCCAAGCAGTACGGCTATGATCTCGATAAAAACGATCCTGCGGTTCAGACCATTTTAGCCGACATCAAGGAACGTGAAACCATCGGATTTGAATATTCAGCAGCCGAAGCTTCATTTGAACTGCTCTTTTTTAAAGCCATGGGCTGGTCTAAACGCTACTTTGAGTTCATCAACTTCTTTGTGGTGGATGCCAAGCGTAAAAACGATTCAGAACCCTTTTCCGAGGCAACTGTCATCGTTAAAGTTCATGGGCAGGAAAACCATACCGCAGCTTCAGGCGACGGTCCGGTTAACGCTCTCGACAAAGCGTTGCGCAAAGCACTTGAGCCCTTCTACCCGTCTTTAAAAGAAGTTCGTTTACAGGACTTTAAGGTAAGAGTATTGTCCGGAGCTGTACGTCAGGCAGCGGGAACGAGTTCCAACGTCCGTCTGCTTATTGAATCCACTGACGGCAAAAGCCAGTGGACCACCATGGGCGTCAGCCACAACATCATTGAAGCGAGCTGGCAGGCCCTTGTGGACTCCATCAACTACAAGCTCTTCAAGGATGATCCTCAAAAATGGCCATCGAGATAA
- the tsaE gene encoding tRNA (adenosine(37)-N6)-threonylcarbamoyltransferase complex ATPase subunit type 1 TsaE has protein sequence MNSDKLIINLPDVEATLKLGSTLASFFLETKKLVPIFLNGDLGAGKTTFVRALVESFPGAQNAEVSSPSFNILNIYPTKPQVAHFDLYRLEGQTPDDDFFDLLSDKKTLTVVEWIQYLNIEFWPESALLFTWTPAASGRTIELTLHGSATSLYEELASFLKSFQ, from the coding sequence ATGAATAGTGATAAATTGATCATCAATCTGCCGGATGTGGAGGCGACCTTAAAACTCGGCTCCACTCTGGCTTCTTTTTTTCTGGAAACTAAAAAACTGGTCCCTATCTTCCTTAACGGTGACCTTGGAGCGGGAAAAACAACTTTTGTTCGCGCGCTTGTAGAATCTTTTCCCGGTGCGCAAAACGCAGAAGTAAGTAGTCCCAGTTTCAATATTCTTAATATTTACCCCACAAAACCTCAGGTTGCGCATTTTGACCTGTATAGATTGGAAGGTCAGACACCTGATGATGATTTCTTTGATTTATTAAGTGATAAAAAAACTTTGACAGTTGTAGAGTGGATTCAGTATCTGAATATTGAATTCTGGCCTGAAAGCGCACTGCTCTTCACTTGGACCCCTGCCGCATCCGGCAGAACAATAGAATTGACCCTGCATGGTTCAGCGACCTCCCTCTATGAAGAGCTTGCCTCATTTCTCAAGTCATTCCAATAA
- a CDS encoding MBL fold metallo-hydrolase produces MAIEITGQYTEPCKISVLCDNESLNSSLGKEWGLSMALELPGNDLWLWDCSASDLFLKNADVMNIDVSKAKGLALSHGHWDHTGGMDALMEADFMGPVYAHPDFANKRYSKEDDGSAKDASFQCEYPGTIIVRDDVKLEDGLFMITEIPRREGLFEATKDLFIDQQMTEVDHVRDDAFMLLMSKSGPVVVLGCCHSGLANSLYHMRDLTGIDSVHAIIGGLHLYSADKAEYEKTAKVIEEFNPKMISPGHCTGKDGFEFLKKRLSCEVVPMGSGSVYEF; encoded by the coding sequence ATGGCCATCGAGATAACAGGACAATACACCGAACCGTGCAAAATCTCCGTTCTTTGTGACAATGAATCCCTGAACTCAAGTCTTGGCAAGGAATGGGGGCTTTCTATGGCCCTTGAACTTCCGGGGAATGATCTCTGGCTCTGGGATTGCAGTGCAAGCGACCTTTTCCTGAAAAATGCCGATGTCATGAATATTGATGTCAGCAAGGCAAAAGGACTGGCGCTCAGTCATGGTCACTGGGATCACACCGGTGGCATGGATGCTCTCATGGAGGCTGATTTCATGGGTCCTGTTTATGCTCATCCCGATTTTGCAAACAAACGCTATTCAAAAGAAGATGACGGTTCTGCCAAGGACGCATCCTTTCAATGCGAATATCCGGGAACAATCATCGTCCGTGATGATGTTAAACTGGAAGACGGGCTTTTCATGATCACCGAAATCCCGCGTCGCGAAGGATTGTTTGAAGCGACCAAGGATTTATTCATTGATCAGCAAATGACTGAAGTCGATCACGTCCGTGATGACGCTTTTATGCTGCTCATGAGCAAATCCGGTCCGGTCGTAGTCCTCGGTTGCTGTCACAGCGGTCTGGCAAATTCGCTTTACCATATGCGTGATCTAACCGGAATTGATTCCGTACACGCAATCATCGGCGGCCTGCACCTGTATTCTGCTGACAAGGCAGAATACGAAAAGACTGCTAAAGTCATTGAAGAGTTCAACCCTAAAATGATCTCTCCCGGTCATTGCACCGGAAAAGACGGTTTCGAATTCCTGAAAAAAAGGCTTTCCTGCGAAGTCGTCCCTATGGGATCAGGTTCGGTTTATGAGTTCTAG
- a CDS encoding CBS domain-containing protein, whose product MLKAKDIMTSGALTLEPDTDVATAAKLMLEKHLNGLPVVDRSGKLIGVLCQSDLVAQQKTISMPSLFTILDGFISFSSNEDLEKEVNKIAATKVEHAMTPDPITIEPDTSIEKIADLMVERKFYTLPVVENGKLVGVVGKEDVLKVLAK is encoded by the coding sequence ATGCTAAAAGCCAAAGACATCATGACTTCCGGTGCTCTCACCCTCGAACCTGATACCGATGTTGCAACCGCAGCAAAGCTCATGCTTGAAAAACACCTGAACGGCCTGCCCGTGGTAGACCGCAGCGGAAAGCTGATCGGTGTTCTCTGCCAGAGCGATCTTGTAGCGCAGCAGAAAACCATTTCCATGCCTTCCCTGTTCACCATACTGGACGGCTTCATTTCCTTCTCCTCCAATGAGGATCTTGAGAAAGAAGTGAACAAGATTGCGGCCACTAAGGTGGAGCATGCCATGACCCCGGACCCTATAACCATTGAACCCGACACCAGCATCGAAAAGATTGCCGATCTCATGGTCGAAAGAAAGTTTTATACCCTGCCGGTTGTTGAAAACGGCAAGCTTGTCGGCGTTGTCGGTAAAGAAGACGTTTTAAAGGTTTTAGCTAAATAA
- a CDS encoding DUF3536 domain-containing protein: MSGKFLCIHGHFYQPPREDPWLDMIFPEGSAAPFRHWNERICRESYGPLAWARRMGSNGIFDILNCYEWMSFNVGPTLFRWIERSEPALYAKILEGDALSLKRWGHGNAIAQIYHHVIMPLASEMDRDAEVAWAIADFESRFKRRPEGMWLSETACDTDTLETLAEHGIAFTLLAPRQAEAIAELGTDDWREVDEYSINIKEPYLVELPSGKTISVFFYDGGLSQAIAFEGLLKNGDEFWNKLSGAAAEGLLSIGTDGETYGHHVEFGEMALAYVLAQAIENRDEISLLNYGAYLEKHPPTRKVKIREDSSWSCYHGVERWRNDCGCCTGGHPDWNQQWRKPLREGLDAIKTLMNAHYFNHGGKIFKDSRKALVEYGTVLSGIVTQEEFFKKNFKVSEGSAEADMGWKLLSMQKWALSSFASCGWFFDDLARLEPVNNMSFALRAIEIAQETGLIGLEEKFLSIAGEARSNEERYGSTIDLWSSKIKPQSETPGSLIGQALARLYVEGVFPLPGEEGRIEWPGVSVFIKVNDSSLVMARGEAQIRWQLESEVKEYSWKWEKGERVLTGSVEISLPAGQIEHYPLTEISWKKKQSLSLTWVHRFAHKSWEAQILSTGCGPVLFNDFEDYQTSQTWAPQWRKLWAGLAWNYIFSGDNVGEDSLTFMREVGRDHPDLDYFIEQLSKQLCTMLHNDLTFWDSIRGVVERARKIELPIDLWRLQNCYWDKVLIGENDPELAKMIGFDL, encoded by the coding sequence ATGTCTGGTAAATTTTTGTGCATACATGGACATTTTTATCAACCGCCGCGTGAAGATCCGTGGCTGGATATGATTTTCCCTGAAGGAAGTGCGGCTCCGTTCCGGCATTGGAATGAGCGTATCTGCCGCGAAAGCTATGGACCTTTAGCTTGGGCCAGACGGATGGGAAGCAACGGTATCTTCGATATCCTGAATTGTTATGAGTGGATGAGCTTTAATGTGGGGCCGACACTTTTCCGCTGGATTGAACGTTCCGAACCTGCTCTTTATGCAAAAATTCTTGAGGGTGATGCCTTAAGTCTTAAACGCTGGGGGCACGGTAATGCTATTGCTCAGATTTACCACCATGTAATCATGCCTCTTGCCTCAGAAATGGACCGTGATGCTGAAGTCGCCTGGGCTATTGCAGACTTTGAATCCCGGTTTAAACGCAGGCCGGAGGGTATGTGGTTGTCTGAAACCGCCTGCGACACAGATACACTTGAAACCCTTGCCGAGCACGGCATCGCTTTTACTTTGCTGGCTCCCCGGCAAGCGGAAGCAATTGCTGAATTGGGAACTGATGATTGGCGGGAAGTCGATGAGTATTCTATCAACATCAAAGAGCCATACCTTGTTGAGCTGCCTTCGGGTAAGACTATTTCCGTTTTCTTTTACGATGGTGGACTTTCTCAGGCCATTGCTTTTGAAGGGCTGCTTAAAAATGGTGATGAATTCTGGAATAAGCTTTCAGGTGCGGCCGCAGAAGGGCTTCTTTCCATCGGAACAGATGGTGAGACATATGGACACCATGTGGAATTCGGTGAGATGGCACTGGCTTATGTACTGGCGCAGGCTATAGAGAATCGGGATGAGATATCTTTGCTCAACTACGGGGCTTATCTTGAAAAGCATCCTCCGACCCGTAAGGTAAAGATTCGGGAGGATTCTTCATGGAGTTGTTATCATGGTGTCGAGCGTTGGCGCAATGATTGTGGCTGTTGTACCGGTGGGCATCCTGACTGGAATCAGCAGTGGAGAAAGCCTCTCCGGGAAGGGCTGGACGCAATCAAAACGTTGATGAATGCTCATTATTTCAATCATGGAGGTAAGATATTCAAGGATTCCCGCAAGGCTTTAGTTGAATACGGAACTGTTCTGAGCGGCATTGTTACGCAAGAAGAATTCTTCAAGAAGAACTTTAAGGTTTCTGAGGGCAGCGCCGAGGCCGACATGGGCTGGAAACTCCTTTCCATGCAGAAATGGGCTCTTTCGTCTTTTGCCAGCTGCGGCTGGTTCTTTGATGATCTGGCTCGTTTGGAGCCTGTGAATAATATGAGTTTCGCTTTACGGGCAATTGAGATTGCGCAGGAAACCGGCTTGATCGGATTGGAAGAGAAGTTTCTTTCCATAGCCGGGGAAGCAAGGTCCAATGAAGAGCGTTACGGCTCAACCATTGATCTTTGGAGCAGCAAGATTAAGCCTCAGAGTGAAACTCCGGGTAGCTTGATAGGGCAGGCATTAGCCCGATTGTATGTGGAGGGAGTTTTTCCCTTACCCGGCGAAGAAGGGCGCATTGAATGGCCCGGTGTTTCTGTTTTTATTAAGGTAAACGATTCTTCCCTTGTTATGGCTCGTGGTGAAGCTCAAATACGCTGGCAGCTTGAGTCGGAAGTTAAAGAATATAGTTGGAAATGGGAAAAAGGGGAGCGGGTTCTTACCGGATCAGTTGAAATTTCACTGCCCGCCGGACAGATTGAACATTATCCCCTTACCGAGATTTCATGGAAGAAAAAGCAGTCCCTGTCTCTAACATGGGTTCATAGGTTTGCTCATAAATCATGGGAGGCCCAGATTTTAAGCACAGGTTGTGGGCCTGTTTTGTTTAATGACTTTGAGGATTATCAGACTTCTCAGACATGGGCACCACAATGGCGTAAATTATGGGCAGGGCTGGCTTGGAACTATATCTTTTCCGGTGATAATGTCGGTGAAGATTCTCTGACTTTTATGCGAGAAGTAGGCCGTGACCATCCTGACCTTGATTATTTTATTGAGCAGTTGTCTAAGCAGTTATGCACAATGCTGCACAATGACCTTACATTTTGGGATAGTATCCGTGGAGTTGTGGAACGGGCTCGCAAGATTGAATTGCCGATCGATCTCTGGAGACTTCAGAATTGTTACTGGGATAAAGTTTTGATCGGGGAGAATGATCCTGAGCTGGCAAAGATGATTGGATTTGACTTATAA
- a CDS encoding DUF493 domain-containing protein, whose product MAHSIEQFKATLDEHHEWPCDYTFKFIVPSKSLDELKSMIDGFPYTEKDSKTGKYTSITVVIHANSSDVILNIYEKAATIEGLISL is encoded by the coding sequence ATGGCGCATTCCATAGAGCAGTTTAAAGCTACCCTTGATGAGCATCATGAATGGCCCTGCGACTACACTTTTAAATTTATTGTTCCCAGCAAGTCTCTGGATGAACTTAAATCCATGATTGACGGTTTTCCCTACACTGAAAAAGATTCCAAAACCGGCAAATATACCAGCATAACCGTTGTCATCCATGCCAATAGCTCTGATGTAATCCTGAATATCTACGAGAAAGCAGCAACCATTGAAGGACTCATTTCCCTTTAA
- the ileS gene encoding isoleucine--tRNA ligase, translating into MSDYKKTLCLPKTKFPMKANLKQREPEMLKRWEETGVYEKMVEANAEAEQYVLHDGPPYANGHIHMGTAMNKVLKDIIVKSRNLQGMKAEYVPGWDCHGLPIEHKVEQELKKKKKELPTTVIRKLCREYAAKFVDIQRKEFKRLGVLGNWEDPYLTMKPEYEAATARELGRFMEKGSVIRGKKPIHWCCDCRTALAEAEVEYEDHTSPSIYVRFPLNDEKVLKALPEDVASKVDLSRTYVCIWTTTPWTIPDNMAVAVHPEFEYAVTEVNGDIYILAERLLPVCAESFGWESWNVLATVAGAKLEGAVAKHPIYDRKSPVVLADYVTLDSGTGCVHTAPGHGREDFETGLKNGLEVYSPMNNSGVFLKEVEFFAGMNVWEANPKVIEKLEEVGNLLAQEKISHSYPHCWRCKEPVIFRATTQWFIGMEENDLRKKALKAIKDDVEWLPAWGENRIYSMVENRPDWCISRQRNWGVPIIALICEDCDEVYNDPEWVFSVVDEFEKHERGCDYWFEKSIEEIVPEGLKCPKCGGNHWTKEDDILDVWFDSGTSFAAVVEKRKEHRFPADLYLEGSDQHRGWFHSSLLASVGTRDVPPYKTVLTHGYVVDKDGRKMSKSIGNVIAPQEIIDQHGAEILRMWVSAVNYQEDVRISDEILSRMVDTYRRVRNTCRYILGNLDGFNPETDAVAPADMLPIDHFALDLVNRQHEVIQKAYTNFEFHKVYHTLHNLCTTELSAFYLDIIKDRLYVSGEKSLERRSAQTVLWQTMLMLLKDMAPILSFTAEEAYSHMPEEMKGSAETVFAIRPELLKPSIDDAERKRWELLMDVRTEVTKAIEPLRREKVIGHSLDTKITLFANEEIAKALEGIERREFFIVSGVEIKPLAEASDDAVKPEELEGLSIKVEKAQGEKCSRCWRYDTLGTNAEHPELCPRCAAVLAG; encoded by the coding sequence ATGAGCGATTATAAAAAGACCCTGTGTTTGCCCAAGACAAAATTTCCCATGAAGGCCAACCTCAAACAGCGCGAGCCCGAAATGCTCAAGCGCTGGGAGGAAACCGGGGTGTACGAAAAAATGGTTGAAGCAAATGCTGAAGCCGAACAGTACGTCCTTCACGACGGCCCCCCGTATGCTAACGGCCACATTCACATGGGCACAGCCATGAACAAGGTCCTCAAGGACATTATCGTAAAATCCCGCAACCTGCAGGGTATGAAAGCCGAATACGTTCCCGGCTGGGACTGCCACGGTCTGCCCATCGAGCACAAGGTTGAGCAGGAACTTAAGAAAAAGAAAAAAGAACTGCCCACCACCGTTATCCGCAAGCTCTGCCGCGAATATGCAGCAAAGTTCGTTGATATCCAGCGCAAGGAATTCAAACGCCTTGGCGTACTCGGTAACTGGGAAGATCCTTACCTGACCATGAAACCCGAATACGAGGCAGCTACTGCCCGTGAACTGGGTCGTTTCATGGAAAAAGGCTCCGTTATCCGCGGTAAGAAGCCCATTCACTGGTGCTGCGACTGCCGTACCGCCCTTGCTGAAGCTGAAGTTGAATACGAAGATCACACTTCTCCTTCCATCTACGTGCGCTTTCCCCTTAACGATGAAAAAGTTCTGAAAGCTCTGCCCGAAGATGTTGCATCCAAAGTGGACCTCTCCCGTACCTACGTATGTATCTGGACCACCACTCCCTGGACCATCCCCGATAACATGGCTGTGGCTGTTCACCCTGAATTTGAATACGCTGTTACCGAAGTTAACGGTGACATCTACATCCTCGCTGAAAGACTGCTGCCCGTTTGTGCGGAATCCTTCGGCTGGGAAAGCTGGAACGTTCTGGCAACTGTTGCAGGTGCCAAACTCGAAGGCGCAGTAGCCAAGCACCCCATCTACGACCGCAAATCCCCAGTCGTACTGGCAGACTACGTAACTCTCGATTCCGGTACCGGTTGTGTTCACACTGCTCCCGGCCATGGTCGCGAAGACTTTGAAACCGGCCTCAAAAATGGTCTGGAAGTTTACTCTCCCATGAACAACAGCGGTGTGTTCCTCAAGGAAGTAGAATTTTTCGCCGGTATGAATGTTTGGGAAGCCAACCCCAAAGTAATCGAAAAGCTCGAAGAAGTGGGCAACCTGCTGGCACAGGAAAAAATCTCCCACTCCTACCCCCACTGCTGGCGCTGTAAAGAGCCGGTCATCTTCCGCGCAACCACCCAGTGGTTCATCGGCATGGAAGAAAACGATCTGCGCAAAAAAGCACTCAAAGCCATCAAAGACGATGTTGAATGGCTGCCTGCCTGGGGTGAAAACCGCATCTACAGCATGGTTGAAAACCGCCCTGACTGGTGTATCTCCCGTCAGCGTAACTGGGGTGTGCCCATCATCGCCCTGATCTGTGAAGATTGCGATGAAGTGTACAACGATCCCGAGTGGGTTTTCTCTGTAGTAGACGAATTTGAAAAGCACGAACGCGGCTGTGACTACTGGTTTGAAAAATCAATTGAAGAAATCGTTCCCGAAGGTCTCAAATGCCCCAAATGCGGCGGCAACCACTGGACCAAGGAAGACGACATCCTCGACGTATGGTTTGATTCCGGTACCAGTTTCGCGGCTGTTGTTGAAAAACGCAAGGAACACCGCTTCCCCGCTGATCTGTACCTTGAAGGTTCCGACCAGCATCGCGGCTGGTTCCACAGCTCCCTGCTTGCTTCCGTTGGTACCCGCGACGTGCCTCCCTACAAGACCGTACTCACTCACGGTTACGTAGTTGATAAGGACGGTCGCAAGATGTCCAAGTCCATCGGTAACGTAATCGCACCGCAGGAAATCATCGACCAGCATGGTGCAGAAATCCTGCGTATGTGGGTTTCCGCAGTTAACTATCAGGAAGACGTCCGTATCTCTGACGAAATTCTGAGCCGCATGGTTGATACTTACCGCCGCGTGCGTAACACCTGCCGTTACATTCTGGGTAACCTTGACGGTTTCAACCCCGAAACTGACGCAGTAGCACCCGCAGACATGCTGCCCATCGACCATTTCGCACTTGATCTGGTCAACCGTCAGCATGAAGTAATCCAGAAGGCTTACACAAACTTTGAATTCCACAAGGTTTACCATACCCTGCACAACCTCTGCACCACCGAGCTGTCTGCCTTCTACCTTGATATCATCAAGGACAGACTCTACGTGTCCGGCGAGAAGAGCCTCGAACGCCGCTCCGCACAGACCGTACTCTGGCAGACCATGCTCATGCTGCTTAAAGATATGGCACCCATCCTTTCCTTCACCGCTGAGGAAGCATATTCCCACATGCCAGAAGAAATGAAAGGATCCGCCGAAACTGTCTTCGCTATCCGTCCCGAGCTTCTCAAGCCCTCAATCGATGATGCCGAGCGCAAAAGATGGGAACTGCTCATGGACGTTCGTACCGAAGTCACCAAGGCAATCGAGCCTCTGCGCCGCGAAAAGGTAATCGGTCACTCTCTCGATACCAAGATCACCCTTTTCGCCAACGAAGAGATTGCCAAGGCTCTCGAAGGTATCGAACGTCGCGAATTCTTCATCGTATCCGGTGTTGAAATCAAGCCTCTGGCTGAAGCTTCCGACGATGCTGTTAAGCCTGAAGAACTTGAAGGACTGTCCATCAAGGTGGAAAAGGCACAGGGCGAAAAATGCAGCCGCTGCTGGAGATACGATACCCTCGGCACAAACGCTGAACACCCCGAACTCTGCCCGCGCTGCGCAGCTGTTCTGGCCGGTTAA